CCGAAGTCCGGCAGGCCCGACGCCGCGCGCGTCGGCAGCACGCCCGGCGAAACCGCATTGACGCGAATGCCCGCGCCGCCGAGTTCGGCCGCCAGGTACCGCACGCTCGCTTCGAGCGCGGCCTTGACCGGCCCCATCACCCCGTAGTTCGCGACGACCTGCTCCGCGCCGAGATAGCTCATCGCCATCAGGCTCCCGCCGCGCGCCATCAGCGGCTCGGCGAGTCGCGCCATCCGGATGAACGAATGGCACGACGTATCCATCGCCAACGAAAAGCCTTCCGGCGAACTGTCGACCACGCGGCCTTGCAGATCGGCCTTCGGTACATACGCCACCGAATGCAGCACGAAGTCGAGCGCGCCCCATTGCACCGCGATCGCGTCGAACACCGCCGCCATCTGGTCGGGGCGCCCGACGTCGAGCGGCATCCGGATCGGCGCGTCGAGTTGCGCGAACAGCGGCTCGACGTGCGGCAAGGTCTTGTCCGACTGCCAGGTCACCGCGAGCGTGGCGCCCGCCCGGCAGAACGCGCGTGCACATCCCCACGCAATGCTCTGTTCATTCGCGATGCCGACGACGAGCCCCCGCTTGTGTCGCAACGTCATGTCGCCTCCCTTGTCGATCCGCGTGGGCCTAGCGCTGCGCCGCGATCCATCGCGCGATGTCGGGCCACACCGTCGCCAGCGTGCGCGTCCCCATGAACAGGCCGATATGGCCGCCCGGCACGAGCCGGCTCTCGATCCGCGACGCGGGCGTCCCGAGAAGATCGCGCGCGCCGAACACCTGCTCCGGCGTCGTGATGTCGTCGGCCTCGCCGGCGAGCAGATAGATCGGGCACGCGACGTCCTTCAGGTCGAGCGTGCGTCCGAGCGCGACAAACGTACCTTTCGCGAGCCGGTTCTCCTTGAAGATCTGCACGATCGCCTGCAGGTACCAGCGTCCCGGCAGGTCGATCGGGCTTTCGTACCAGTTCGCGAACACCTCGC
This is a stretch of genomic DNA from Burkholderia cenocepacia. It encodes these proteins:
- the fabI gene encoding enoyl-ACP reductase FabI, with translation MTLRHKRGLVVGIANEQSIAWGCARAFCRAGATLAVTWQSDKTLPHVEPLFAQLDAPIRMPLDVGRPDQMAAVFDAIAVQWGALDFVLHSVAYVPKADLQGRVVDSSPEGFSLAMDTSCHSFIRMARLAEPLMARGGSLMAMSYLGAEQVVANYGVMGPVKAALEASVRYLAAELGGAGIRVNAVSPGVLPTRAASGLPDFGRLLDDTARRAPLHHALDIDDVGAFCAFLAGDGARAITGGTHYIDAGMHVLGQGQRKPVMSVNEP